One window of Phycodurus eques isolate BA_2022a chromosome 8, UOR_Pequ_1.1, whole genome shotgun sequence genomic DNA carries:
- the LOC133406536 gene encoding centrosomal protein of 135 kDa-like → MKQTKMDKKQVLDIAYRNLSASKEVIISQQEVIKDLEDNLVKIRAELPETSSSSLITLDRLVDLENAVQNLKREKLELRSQLQTLRDSMWDAERRWDFQPAERLQSAETAAASQRMKAACALSQLQGAPNSREREPTGLPKQRHDSQECIVRENMRIQDDLTARTREKQAAHVGMEEVLRERDELKLSMNAYINAMYRIDDLLRTKDQENFEMVEHLQAAHAELQKRERGLQQWKDLFSAIGVELRKAQEGQAALLVDLACVRELCARLDSDKELAACELTSKSVELDTSC, encoded by the exons atgaaGCAAACCAAGATGGATAAGAAACAAGTGCTGGATATCGCCTACCGGAACTTGTCCGCTTCCAAA GAAGTCATTATAAGTCAACAGGAAGTTATTAAAGATTTGGAAGATAACCTTGTAAAAATAAGAGCG GAACTTCCAGAGACGAGTTCAAGTAGCTTAATCACATTGGATCGGCTTGTTGACCTGGAAAATGCCGTCCAGAAC CTGAAGCGGGAGAAACTTGAGCTGCGTTCACAGCTCCAGACGTTGAGAGACAGCATGTGGGATGCGGAGCGGCGGTGGGACTTTCAGCCTGCGGAGCGGCTTCAGAGTGCAGAGACGGCGGCGGCGTCACAGCGGATGAAAGCAGCTTGCGCTTtaag TCAACTGCAGGGAGCGCCAAATAGCCGCGAGAGGGAGCCCACGGGCCTGCCAAAACAGCGGCACGACTCCCAAGAATGCATTGTCAGAGAGAACATGAGGATCCAAGATGACCTGACCGCTAGGACGAGAGAGAAGCAA GCTGCACACGTTGGCATGGAGGAAGTTCTGCGTGAGCGGGACGAGCTCAAACTGAGCATGAACGCTTACATCAATGCAATGTACAGGATCGATGACCTGCTGAGGACAAAG GATCAGGAGAATTTCGAGATGGTGGAGCACTTGCAAGCGGCCCACGCTGAGCTGCAAAAGCGGGAGCGGGGGCTGCAGCAATGGAAGGACCTCTTCAGTGCCATTGGCGTGGAGCTGCGCAAAGCCCAGGAAGGGCAGGCGGCTCTCCTCGTCGACCTGGCCTGCGTCCGGGAGCTTTGCGCCAGACTGGACTCGGACAAGGAGCTCGCCGCGTGCGAGCTTACATCCAAGAGCGTGGAGCTCGACACG AGCTGCTGA